Proteins encoded together in one Malaclemys terrapin pileata isolate rMalTer1 chromosome 16, rMalTer1.hap1, whole genome shotgun sequence window:
- the TMEM120B gene encoding transmembrane protein 120B isoform X2, translated as MSSPEESDLIQQINTQIKDRQNVFFDMEAYLPKRNGLYLNLVLGNVNVTLLSNQAKFAYKDEYEKFKLYLTIILLLGAVACRFILHYRVTDEVFNFLLVWYYCTLTIRESILISNGSRIKGWWVSHHYVSTFLSGVMLTWPDGLMYQMFRNQFLAFSIFQSCVQFLQYYYQSGCLYRLRALGKRNHLDLTVEGFQSWMWRGLTFLLPFLFFGHFWQLYNAITLFELSRHTECKEWQVFVLALTFLLLFLGNFLTTLKVVHTKLQKNKDEMKKL; from the exons ATGTCTAGTCCTGAAGAATCTGATCTCATACAGCAAATTAACACCCAGATCAAAGACaggcaaaatgttttctttgacaTGGAAGCCTATTTACCAAAGAGAAATGG GTTGTACTTAAATCTGGTACTGGGAAATGTGAATGTAACTCTTCTAAGTAATCAGGCAAa GTTTGCCTACAAAGATGAATATGAAAAATTCAAACTTTATTTGACAATAATCTTGTTACTTGGTGCTGTAGCATGCAGGTTTATTCTTCATTACAG GGTGACAGATGAAGTGTTTAACTTCCTGTTGGTGTGGTATTACTGCACATTGACAATAAGGGAAAGCATTCTCATCAGCAATGGATCAAG gaTTAAGGGCTGGTGGGTGTCTCATCATTATGTCTCCACATTTCTATCTGGAGTAATGTTAACATG GCCAGATGGACTCATGTATCAAATGTTTCGCAATCAATTTTTAGCGTTTTCAATTTTTCAGA GCTGTGTACAGTTCCTACAATATTATTATCAAAGTGGTTGCCTTTACAGACTCCGTGCATTAGGGAAAAGAAACCACTTGGATCTTACAGTAG AAGGATTTCAGTCTTGGATGTGGCGAGGGCTGaccttccttcttcccttcctgttctTTGGGCAT ttttggCAGCTCTATAATGCAATCACACTTTTTGAACTGTCTAGGCATACGGAATGCAAAGAATGGCAG gttttTGTACTGGCTCTCACATTTCTGCTGCTCTTCCTTGGAAACTTTCTTACTACTTTAAAAGTGGTGCACACTAAGCTTCAGAAAAACAAAGACGAAATGAAGAAACTGTGA